A window of Ranitomeya variabilis isolate aRanVar5 chromosome 2, aRanVar5.hap1, whole genome shotgun sequence contains these coding sequences:
- the LOC143804089 gene encoding uncharacterized protein LOC143804089 — translation MDKKIRRLTPNRKDVTSKFYGSCTVHSLIMTDNSKHLLIIVQEKLGIVGSCNTIVYGADLTLQLMAVDNFSLLMKPPWDFQQRSQRAASAKAPACYFPFIANGDSFSECTMEGQTRSYWCSTTENYDRDGNWSWCTGPGTSSYLACVFPFLYNGAQWTQCVLDIKGYTWCSTTANYDRDGKAIYCLEVDFKLSTATIASDTVGPGILAETSPEATEPATLATADLDTTTDSPETTLSATHQDVSKSTSPALKTSPTTAQTTLQSSSPWPTSSTSQDWESTDTRSTGGSSGMTLATANSDQPEGSTGSSSYNSSDLRQLMEWLNHTTTNMSTEMGLGIIPDLQKYVFSIGPSGFQKNEKELIVYILGNITENVAQSNLSFPVGAVMVSNEIPKRNK, via the exons ATGGACAAGAAAATAAGGAGACTGACTCCAAACAGAAAAGATGTCACctctaag TTTTATGGTTCTTGTACGGTCCATagtctgataatgactgataacagcaaGCATCTACTTATTATTGTCCAGGAAAAACTGGGAATTGTAGGATCATGCAATACAATTGTATATGGAGCTGACCTGACATTACAGTTGATGGCTGTA GACAATTTCAGTTTATTAATGAAACCCCCCTGGGATTTCCAGCAGCGGAGTCAGAGAGCTGCCTCTG caaaGGCTCCTGCTTGTTACTTCCCGTTTATTGCTAATGGAGACTCCTTCAGTGAGTGCACTATGGAGGGTCAGACCCGCAGCTACTGGTGCTCCACCACAGAAAACTACGACAGAGATGGGAACTGGAGCTGGTGCACCGGCCCGG GAACCAGCAGCTACTTAGCCTGTGTATTTCCTTTTCTGTATAATGGGGCGCAGTGGACACAGTGCGTCCTGGACATCAAGGGGTACACCTGGTGCTCCACTACCGCCAACTATGACCGGGACGGCAAAGCCATCTACTGCCTGGAAGTCG ATTTCAAGTTATCCACTGCAACCATAGCGTCTGATACCGTTGGACCAGGCATCCTGGCAGAAACGAGTCCTGAGGCCACTGAGCCGGCCACCCTGGCTACTGCAGATTTGGACACAACCACAGACTCACCTGAGACCACCCTGAGCGCGACCCACCAGGATGTCTCGAAATCAACATCACCAGCCCTGAAAACAAGTCCAACCACTGCCCAGACAACACTGCAGAGTTCCAGTCCATGGCCCACCTCAAGCACCTCCCAAGACTGGGAGTCCACAGACACCAGGAGCACAGGGGGATCCTCCG GTATGACATTGGCGACAGCGAATTCAGATCAGCCAGAAG GCTCCACCGGATCCTCCTCCTACAATTCCAGTGACCTGAGACAGCTGATGGAGTGGTTAAATCACACGACTACG AACATGTCTACAGAAATGGGATTGGGCATCATTCCAGATTTACAGAAATACGTcttttccattggtccttctggattTCAGAAAAATGAGAAGGAATTAATTGTGTATATTCTAGGGAACATAACAGAAAATGTTGCCCAGTCTAATCTGAGCTTTCCTGTAGGCGCTGTAATGGTGAGTAATGAAATTCCCAAGAGAAACAAATAG
- the LOC143810238 gene encoding adhesion G-protein coupled receptor F3-like isoform X2, protein MLSLTLLRCFENLLESMELVNTSYNVSYENIEFYCLVAPCVNMSNENALSINPHISLALAQEDSQQTFHPTCLVNILLLSCATLNMDFPGQYEAEEESVYQVESNIMTNVLRVHDKTFHNPNINLTFQCSNGNYCDPTTICAFWNFTTSIWSSEGCTTEIDDGETHCYCHHLTSFSVLMAKYIPNALKNNSALDYITMAGLVISILSLILCITFQVYLLKFPMNLVAYYRHTAILNASIFLLLSYISFIAASYITPKRYLRLCVGLTFCTHFSLLAFFCWTLVQSLFLFCRLVFVFHHITKKEFMSLSIGLGYVCPSLIAVGTFLYYSPTNDYRRDTVCWLDSDSGASMAFNIPTIIILSGNFLVLLVVIRKLLRPSISEGCNEDEEVIKKLVKAVVFCTPQFGLTWAIGIPLLSDGSCVALHYLFVVLNPLQGFFIFIFGCLLDKKVMDMIKKRMSKTPIFSSTATTVSSY, encoded by the coding sequence ATGCTCAGCCTAACACTTTTACGCTGCTTTGAAAATCTCCTAGAAAGTATGGAGTTGGTGAACACGTCTTATAATGTGTCCTATGAAAACATCGAGTTCTATTGCTTAGTGGCCCCTTGCGTGAACATGAGTAACGAGAATGCCCTAAGTATTAATCCTCATATCAGTTTAGCTCTGGCCCAGGAGGACAGTCAGCAAACCTTTCATCCAACTTGTTTGGTCAACATTTTGTTATTGTCCTGCGCGACCCTGAATATGGACTTCCCGGGTCAATATGAAGCAGAAGAGGAATCTGTTTACCAAGTAGAGAGTAACATCATGACCAACGTCTTACGAGTCCATGATAAAACTTTCCACAACCCGAATATCAATTTGACCTTCCAATGTTCCAATGGAAATTACTGTGACCCTACGACTATTTGTGCTTTTTGGAACTTCACCACGAGCATTTGGTCTTCAGAGGGGTGCACAACTGAAATTGATGATGGAGAAACCCACTGTTACTGCCATCATCTCACATCATTTTCTGTGTTGATGGCAAAATACATCCCCAATGCCCTGAAGAACAActcggcacttgactacatcaccatGGCAGGTCTTGTTATCTCCATTCTCTCTCTTATTTTGTGTATCACATTCCAGGTGTACCTTCTAAAGTTTCCCATGAACCTTGTAGCTTATTACAGACATACCGCCATACTCAACGCTTCCATCTTTCTTCTTCTAAGCTACATCTCATTTATTGCCGCCAGCTATATCACACCTAAGCGATATCTCCGGCTTTGTGTAGGGCTAACCTTCTGCACCCATTTTTCACTCCTAGCTTTCTTTTGCTGGACCTTAGTCCAAAGTCTGTTTCTTTTTTGCCGCTTGGTGTTTGTGTTCCATCATATCACAAAGAAGGAATTTATGAGTCTTTCTATTGGTCTTGGTTACGTATGTCCCAGCCTCATTGCCGTGGGAACCTTCTTGTACTACTCTCCTACCAATGATTATAGGAGGGACACTGTATGCTGGCTGGACTCTGATTCAGGGGCTTCAATGGCTTTTAACATCCCAACCATCATTATTCTGTCTGGAAACTTCCTTGTCCTTCTTGTAGTAATTCGTAAACTTCTCAGACCGTCCATCTCAGAAGGCTGCAATGAGGATGAAGAGGTCATCAAGAAACTGGTGAAGGCTGTAGTCTTCTGTACACCTCAGTTTGGATTGACCTGGGCTATTGGAATCCCATTATTGTCAGATGGGAGCTGTGTGGCGTTACACTATTTGTTTGTTGTTCTCAATCCACTTCAG